Proteins from a single region of Desulfosporosinus sp. Sb-LF:
- a CDS encoding UPF0182 family protein, with translation MHRFFKFFVGLILLIGLLTASSGLFEDWLWFKDLGYTQLFWTPLLSKSLFQAVNGTILFIFIAGTLFSIRHSIVTFVNERLRLRLRLVQDMNRPVLSLSQRRVTIWLLVISAVVSFGVSFVAGFTGWLDVLSFTQASSFGQVDPIFGKDLSFYFFKLPFLKTLFNAFFGPLFLLALFTAIFYVVTGVIRFHSSKLWRSGAVEMGAGARRHLALLIGILFALKAFGYYLNIFQLLYSAHGHVVGAGYTDLTATLPALKILIVISVFGFILACISLRFKDSRLLTVPIISIFATGIVLYGILPAFLQSFVVIPNELNKEQPYIQHELDLTRFGYGLDRITEISYPGNTPITLSTLKDDQGTLNNIRLNDTRPMLQTYTQKQGIRLYYKFNDIDIDRYMVNGDYRQVMMGPREISTPDLDPKAQTFVNMRFKYTHGYGVAASFANAVTSEGLPSFAIKDVPPTSEFPEFKMAEPRIYYGERTNDWVVADTSVKEFDYPQGDTNAETSYQGKTGIQLTPLNKLMLSLRHGTFRFYLAKEVTSNSKMLVYRNIKERVQKLAPFLSYDSDPYMVIDSGRLKWIIDAYTTSNALPYSNEFSDQGFNYIRNSVKVIVDANDGTVDFYSVDPKDPVLKTYSKIFPDVFKDLASMPSSLKSHLRYPETLFNVQSNMLRTFHMTNSSVFYNKEDAWDIAKELFDAKPQNVAPYYTIMKIPGEDKPEFVLMLPFTPASSASNTRNNMVSWMAARMDGEHYGELLLYKLPKNIEIDGPLQIESRIDQDPEISKQLSLWDQKGSSVVRGNLLALPIGGNFLYVEPIYLQSDKGGSIPEMKRIVLAYQDHLVMSDNLGSALTQLFGEGTPQPTTPGQSAPTPVSPPSAESPTKALNTTNLTSIIDQMNQMRTLLDSLETQLKALKSSPSPSS, from the coding sequence TTGCACCGTTTTTTTAAGTTTTTTGTTGGCCTAATCTTATTAATTGGGTTATTGACTGCGTCGAGTGGCTTATTCGAAGATTGGTTATGGTTTAAAGATCTCGGATATACTCAGTTGTTTTGGACTCCACTGCTAAGCAAATCGCTTTTTCAAGCGGTAAATGGCACCATTCTTTTTATATTTATTGCAGGGACCCTCTTTTCAATTCGCCATTCCATTGTAACCTTCGTTAACGAACGGTTACGTCTACGTTTGCGTCTAGTACAAGATATGAACCGTCCGGTTTTAAGCCTAAGTCAGCGTAGAGTTACGATTTGGTTACTTGTTATTTCCGCTGTAGTGAGTTTTGGTGTTAGTTTTGTAGCAGGGTTCACCGGCTGGTTGGATGTATTATCATTCACTCAAGCATCATCTTTCGGTCAAGTTGATCCAATTTTCGGCAAGGATTTGTCATTTTACTTCTTTAAGTTGCCTTTCTTAAAGACCTTATTCAATGCGTTTTTTGGTCCCTTGTTCTTACTCGCCTTGTTTACGGCAATTTTTTATGTCGTTACCGGTGTTATACGGTTTCACTCAAGTAAGCTTTGGCGAAGTGGTGCCGTTGAAATGGGAGCAGGAGCTCGTCGGCACTTGGCATTATTGATTGGGATCCTCTTTGCATTAAAAGCGTTTGGATATTACCTCAACATTTTCCAATTGCTTTACTCTGCTCATGGACATGTTGTTGGGGCCGGATACACTGACTTAACGGCTACACTTCCTGCGCTTAAAATTTTAATCGTCATTAGTGTTTTCGGATTTATCTTGGCTTGTATCTCATTGAGGTTTAAAGATTCACGCTTGTTGACAGTTCCGATTATTAGTATATTTGCCACAGGAATTGTACTATATGGTATTTTACCTGCGTTTCTTCAATCGTTTGTCGTCATTCCAAATGAGCTGAACAAAGAGCAACCTTATATCCAACATGAGCTAGATTTGACGAGATTTGGATATGGATTAGACCGTATTACTGAGATAAGCTATCCAGGTAACACACCCATTACACTGAGTACTTTAAAGGATGATCAAGGGACACTTAACAACATCCGGCTTAACGATACTCGCCCCATGCTGCAAACCTACACTCAGAAACAAGGAATTCGTCTGTATTACAAATTTAATGACATCGATATTGATCGTTATATGGTCAATGGAGACTATAGACAGGTCATGATGGGGCCACGTGAAATTTCAACTCCCGATTTGGATCCCAAAGCGCAAACATTTGTGAACATGCGCTTCAAGTATACACATGGGTATGGAGTAGCCGCTTCGTTTGCTAACGCTGTTACGTCTGAGGGACTTCCCTCCTTTGCTATCAAAGACGTTCCCCCTACCAGTGAGTTTCCAGAATTCAAGATGGCTGAGCCTCGCATCTATTATGGCGAGCGAACAAATGACTGGGTTGTAGCAGATACCTCCGTAAAAGAATTTGATTACCCCCAAGGGGATACTAACGCAGAGACCTCCTACCAGGGTAAGACTGGAATACAATTAACTCCTCTTAATAAGCTGATGCTTTCACTCAGACACGGAACGTTTCGATTCTACCTAGCCAAAGAAGTGACCTCAAATAGTAAGATGCTTGTGTACCGAAATATCAAAGAACGGGTTCAGAAGCTAGCGCCTTTCTTAAGCTATGATTCGGACCCTTATATGGTAATCGATAGTGGCCGTTTAAAATGGATTATTGATGCATACACAACATCCAATGCTCTTCCTTACTCCAATGAGTTCTCTGACCAAGGGTTTAACTACATCAGAAACTCAGTTAAAGTAATTGTGGATGCGAATGATGGGACAGTCGATTTTTACTCCGTCGATCCTAAGGATCCAGTCTTAAAAACTTATAGTAAAATTTTCCCAGACGTGTTTAAAGACTTAGCGAGCATGCCCTCTAGTTTAAAGAGCCATCTTCGTTACCCTGAAACGTTGTTTAACGTTCAAAGCAATATGCTTAGAACATTTCATATGACAAACTCATCAGTTTTCTACAATAAAGAAGATGCCTGGGATATCGCCAAAGAGCTCTTTGATGCAAAACCCCAAAACGTAGCTCCCTATTACACTATTATGAAAATTCCTGGTGAAGATAAGCCGGAATTCGTGCTGATGCTTCCTTTTACACCCGCATCAAGTGCGTCAAATACTCGGAACAACATGGTTTCGTGGATGGCAGCCCGAATGGATGGAGAACATTATGGCGAGCTATTACTTTACAAACTGCCTAAGAACATAGAAATTGACGGTCCACTGCAAATCGAATCTCGCATAGATCAAGACCCAGAAATTTCAAAACAGCTATCCTTGTGGGATCAAAAAGGCTCAAGCGTAGTTCGTGGAAATCTCTTAGCTCTCCCGATCGGCGGAAACTTCCTTTATGTAGAACCTATTTATCTGCAATCTGATAAAGGAGGTAGTATCCCCGAAATGAAGCGAATTGTGCTTGCCTATCAAGATCATTTGGTAATGTCCGATAATTTAGGTTCAGCTTTAACACAACTTTTTGGGGAAGGAACGCCTCAACCAACTACACCTGGACAAAGCGCCCCAACTCCCGTTTCACCCCCTTCGGCTGAATCACCAACCAAAGCCTTAAATACAACGAACTTAACTTCAATAATTGATCAGATGAATCAAATGCGCACCTTGCTGGACAGTCTGGAAACCCAACTAAAAGCCTTGAAGAGTTCTCCAAGCCCATCTTCTTAA